The nucleotide sequence ACATGCAGCAGGTCTACAGCAGTCATGGCGTTGACCCTCTGAGTCCCAGAAGGTTCGAATCTGACAGGACGCCACAACAGAAACCACTACACCCACCCTCCAGAGGGCTGACTACGAAGAGAAAATTTCTTGCTTACAgctcatgcacacatgcacagacacctCTGACCCGTAAAAGGACTGTTAACAGCGTGCTACGTGCTACAAGTGATTAAAATTTTGCTTTTCAAATAGCTTTTCAACCGTTGCAGCTGTCTTCCCGAATCTAACTGTGAGTAAAGTAAGAGCAGTCCTTTTAGGTCAGAGTGTAAGGTGTGAAAAATAGCAAGCATGCACAGGTGGAACAGTGCAGAAGAAGCACTTCAGCGAAGGCATTTAGGGGTTAGGGTGCTGTCTATAGGAGAAGAACAGGATAATGCAGGCTAAAAAAAGCACCACaggtacagtattttcttttaaaaaagtgctTCGTTAATCCACTGTAACATTACACTTTTTCATCACTACACGGAGTGTAGTTTGGAGACGGGTTAGGGGAATGCTGCATATAGGGGGAACTTCCAGATGTGGCACCAGTGGAGTAAGTGGGATCAGTTGTAGTGGACTTCAGAGAAGTTCCTGGCAGATTAATACCTCAGTCCTGCCCTGTTATTACTATAAAAGGCTGGGCTTGTagaagagggaggggaaggaAAGGTGCAGGTTGATTCAAGATTCGGTGTGACGTTTTGCACGAAGTTTAACGCCAAAGGCAGTTCAATAGTTAGCATGTCTCAGACTCGACTGCTTATTTCCCCTCCCTGGGTTGGGCGATGAGTTGCAAATGGGcatctactgtatatcagaGGGGTGAGAGTGGGAGGGGCGAGGGGGAGGGGTCCTTTGAGGTAGAAGCAGACAGGTACACAAAGGCATGCCAGAACTCTTACTTAAATCCCCATCCTGTTCCCCCTAGGACTATAGCTGCCAGGAGAATAGCACCTGCGATGGACCCTATTATGATATTGGTGCCACTGGGACCTGCgcagaggaaggagggggggaggaagggtgcggaagaggaggaggaggaggaggaggaggaggaggaggaagaggaggggcagaaacaaaacaacaccaCTAAAAAACACACGTCAGAGGACAGCATCAACACTGTACATCAACAACAtcaaccagagagagagagagagagagagagagagagacagatggtaagatacctgcagacagagacacagagatgaaGGGAAAGAGAAGGAAACCAGCACGTGGGGTGGAGGTGGGACAACGGGCGGGTGAGCGAGGGAGGTCAGGGAGACAACagttacaaaaaacaaaggagagagagtgttttattactttgttCTCATTCCCCCTCTCCTGCTCTTTCAGCTGGACACCCTCTTGCTCAGGGTGGCTTTGGCTTTTTTGGCCctatgagagcagctgctcaaTTGCTCTGTGTCATTGGCAGACTGCAAGAAAGTAAGGAAGACACTTGAAGATGGCAGTGCCTGCAAGACATACAGTACCaccatacacgcacacacacatacactgacatactatacatgcacatatgctctaatgaataaacatgtctcaacacacacccacacgctCCCAACACTGAAACCAAGACGCAGCAGGAAGGAAAACACTGTGTGGTATAAATATTGATGTTAACTTGCTCACAATAACCAGGTGAACTACTCTCTGTGTTTGAGGGCAGGATATTGCGCTCCGCTTCAGTACATATAGAAGCTACGATGATGATGGGCAGAGACTATGAGGGGGGATATGAGgggcagacagaaagagagacgtGATCAGCTTGAGAGGTGCTATGGACCTTTCTTCTCTGGGCCCGTCGGGACCGTAGGCTCAGGGATAGGATCAAAGACACTGCAGTCCTTCCCTGTGTAGTCCCTGTCACAGATACACTTCACCTCATTACTGCAGGTCtacaagagagacagatgacACCCAGTGAAATACTCGCTAGGAGAAAGAAGCTAGCAGAAAgaggtgttaaaaaaaacatgttacagtaaGTATAGATTTGGAgatttgcaggtcaaaagaCATAAAACTGGGCTGAATTTGATGGAAACGTGACATTTTAGACATCTAAGGTACATATAACTACTGGCAGGATTTTAATGGCTATATTTCGATGTGAAGCACGTAACTTAGACGTCTAAAAAACATACACTTACCAGTTTTAACTTAGCAGTATAAAAAACTTAtacctgcaaatcaccaaatcaaTGTTTACTGGAAAGTTGAAAGCTCAGGATTTTTTTTACCCCGTGGTCGGAACAGATGCGCCCAAAGTTGGATCCCGCACAGATGCTGAGATTGAAGGAGGCCACAGGGAGGCAGCGTCGCTCCAAACACATCATATTGGGACCACAGGGAGTGCCATCCTCCACATAGCCCAGGTCTGAGCCATCCTCCAGCAGAGCATGGCCGCCTCTGAGCGAAGCGtccaaaacatgtcagacaggTGGGAGAGGAGGAGTAGAATTAGACACGACATTAATACTCTGTTAGTTGCTGCAGATCCGATGGATGCGTCCCACTCACCGGCAGTCCAGGTACTTGTTCTGGTGGTAGAGGGTGAAGCTGGTCACCTCACCCTGCAGGTCTCCAAACTTTGGCTTCATGGTTATGTTGGCGCAGAACAGGAAGCCGCATAAAACATCCCTAAACAGGAAAAAGTGAATGGCAGAGAACAATACACATAAAACTTGGGTTGTTCACGCTATTCCACTTCTTTTGGTTTTCAAAAGGAGGGGTCCAGTTATAAAAAAGTATTTCATGCTCCCAATACTCACAAATACATTATATGAAGGAATATGTCACTTGAATGGAGCAGTACAgatcttttgtgtgtttttaacgAGTTCTGGTTgacaattatattttttaagctttggctacacagacacacagtactTAATAGTagaacaaatacatttttgttttggtcttttaataatatttgttaaaaatgaTAAAGTAAAGCCAGTCtcatatttacaaaaaatggATTTGAGACATTAGTActacaaaaaaaagcacaatagaGTGAATATGCGCTTATTCCTCTACAAGAACATCAGTAAGGATCAGGAATCAGGATGGTGTGACTCACGGCTTGTTGCACTGCAACCAGCCCTGACCCTCAGGACCCGGACCACAGTTGCCTTTCTCTGTCCCCTCAGCGTTCAGCTTCTCATAACAAAACCTGTCCGCTGAATCTGggagggcaaaaaaaaaatgtagtgtCACAAAAAAAGCAGGGAGAATAGAATCAGGAGAATACGATATGCCTGTAAATCATACTGTCCAGGTGCAAGGGGACGGTTGtgctgtgaatgtgtttaataCTTACTATAACCCCAGAGTCCCTTGCACTGCCCATCACGAGTCCTGCATCGTCCACCGTAACATCGACCCTGAGTACTATCACATATGTAGCCATCCAGCTTGTGGACATTATGAGGGCACTGCAAAAGAGGAAAATTACACAATATACTTGATACTCTTGTTAATGTCatcttgtagtttttttttctagtgttatatacagttaaagCTACCTGGCTGGAGTCTCCGGTGCAGGTCTCTGGGATATCACAGTCGTTCACAGCCTCTCGACACACCACGCCTCTCCGCTCATACTGGACACAGCATCAAAAGGCATCAGGTAAATGCTGGACAAGTTTTACCAGTTATCAGAAAGAAGATTTCTGATGCATGTTAGAGCTTCATACATGCTGTATGGAAATGTAGATTTAAGTAAAACAACacttttcttgttcttgtttctgCCCTGGTTTAAAGGATTAGACTCTCTGCATTCCCTTTAACCATataagttatttttaatttctgccAGCTTGATGGTCAACACTGGAAAAGCTGAATGCTAAATGTGTTGTtggtacaaaaaaaatctcttataTAGCAGAAATTAATGTTAATAGGTCAAAGGTCGACTCACCTTGcagccagtgcagcagagtCCATTACTGCACATGGCGTCATGGGTAAGTGTGCACTTTTTGCAGCAGGCGCCTCCACTACGGGCGCACTCCTGCAgccacagacacataaacaagCCTTCAGCTCTGTTCCAGCAAACACTGCATCCTCCAGCGCTCATATAGAGACAGATCCTGGCAGTGCAACCGATCTGTAGCAGTTAGAAATCTGAACTTCCTGCACAGAGATGATGTAAAAATGGGTACTCACCACCTGGGATCCACAATCACACTCTTCCCCTGGCTCCACAAAGCCATTCCCACACTCTGGAGGGTCCAATagctgagagacacagagaggcaaatatactgtatgagcaCATATATAAGTAagacagatggaggagagatGAAATGTGTCGGTACTATAGGAGCTTGTTGGCTGGAATTAAAGAGGGCACTACTTAAaggaagaaaacataaaatatactACAGTCCAGCCAGTAAATACATGTCCTGATGGAAATGACACTGTACAggcaattaattaatttataaataatTATTCTCAGAGGCAGCTCCTCTTCACATCCTACGTGCCCACATGGCCCTCACCTTGTTGGGCTTGTTGAAGAGGCAGCTCCCGCCCCCTTGGAGCAAGAACTGGATGTACTCGTCAACACTGCAGCGAGAAAACTTTCTGGGCAGATAGTATCTATGtccgcaaacacacacacacacacacagatatacaaaaATTGAGACCAGGACgtgataaaaagacaaaacaaacaaatcagcaAAATGCTTTTCTGGCAGTAAAGAATGCCAGATCCACTGTGGGTGTCTGTGCCATCACTTTGCAATCTGACAGAAATGTAACCATCTGTAATAAGATATTACTCAAATGAATAGCTGAAATCTGTATTGTTCCATCTGGTATAGAAAGCCAAATCCAAATCATTCATGTAGTAAATACTTTTAATTTGCCATTTGTGATTCTTTCTTGGTGGTCGGCACACTAATCACTGGCTTGGCTCATTGAGAACagaacaaaagtcaaagcatcAGTCTGTTACAGGTGTTTAATTGTCTAATTGAGTGAACAAATCGAAGCTGAGAGAGACCGTGACAAGAAAACAGTCCCGCTCTCTGCTGTTAAATCAtgtcaacaaacagaaaagtgaggtgtttcactgttgtgtttttatttcattgttgaCTTCAGTGTGCTGCGACGTGGATCTTATCTTTACCCCGTGTCTTCCATGATGCAGCCCAGCCAGGTGTCTGGGCACCTGCAGTCTCCTGAAGGAAGAGAAGCGCAAATGAGAGGGCGATAAAATACACGGTGATCAGCATTGTGACATGCCTGAGAAACAGATTTCTGatcaacaaagaagaaaaagattgAAGATGCCACTCCTGGCTGGTCATACTTTTCCTACACATTAGTGACAGAGGTACTGGGCCTATAGCATGTGCACTGAGCTCTTGTCCTGGCATTGAATAATGGACCTAATGGTTCTTTGACATTAATCACCAACCCCATTGTTCAGTGGCAGCGATTCTTGAACCACCATCACCCCCTCCATCTTGGACGCAAGTGACTAATCACCTAATGGAGAAGTCTAATTACAGAAGAGACCTTTTGGACAGGGACACCAACACCCAAAGCTCCCCCccttagcacacacacaccctcctatCAATCCCCTCCATCTGTAGCGTCCTCTACCTCGACCCTACCAACATCGATCTTCCTGCTGTCTTTTACCTGCAGAGTTGCGTGCGTTGTTCCACCTCATCCCAATGTTCTGGCCAAGGCTCTGGCACAAAGTGATGGCCATTGCACCTACATTCccatactgaaaaaaatatacacacagttTATATCCACACATGAGAGCTTTATTGTGAGACATTAATATAAAATCATTTAGTTAGGGTTTATTTTACAATTCTGTTGCACCAATACTGTAAACCTTGTCTTAAACTTaacaagtttttctttaaatcttggTTTAGTTCActcaaaacaaagattaaaatcTGTCGTGTTGCTccagacttttaaaaatgttatctCTGATGTCAAATTTAAAGTGACACGTGAGACTAAACTAATATAATAGAAACTAATATTCAACTTTGGTTCCAgggtttattttaaattgtgatgAGATGAAACTGAAATCTGGTGAAACTACCTTCAGCTAAACTCTGATTAATCCTTAACTAAGTTTAAATGAATCTCATATTGGTGTAACGTCAGATTTAACCGTTCCAGATCTTCCTCACCTCATTGATACCTCCACCCCTCGTTAGAGAGCACACTCCTCCTGTATAGGCCGTCCCGCTGCGGCTACTCTGAAACGTACGTCCTCTGGGGTGCACAGGAAACATaccataatttacaaataaaaccTGAATTATAGTTACGTCCAAACATCAATCAAAACTTAACTCtttgaaaattagattttttttgtcgGTCCTCTTACGAGAAAAGATGGACGACGTCACTCTGCTCTTTGATGTTGTCCTTTCTGTACTTCATGAAGTTCTGCAGTGTTATCAATGGATCTTCCACTACTGGCATCATATTTTTAGAGGTCCAGGTCTCCATGGCAACCAACACGATTCGTGTGTTCAGCTGCTCCTTGTAGATCTGGGGACCAAAAATGCCAATCAAATCCACTGCTTTGCTGGTGTGACACCCTATGTGTCTAGAACTGTGCACTATCATGGATAAATGATTTCTATATGTGAAAGGAAGCATACATGCATGTCTTGACAGGTGGTGGTGTGTGTATTCAGAGTTTAAGAGAAGGAGGATTATAATCCAAGAAATAAAGCTCATACCGCATCGGCCATGTTGACCACCGCTTTGGCAAAGTTCTTGGTTTGGCTGCCAGTGCGACGCAGCTGTACCATCTGTGAAGAGACAAAGATACACAGATGGTGTAAGagatgatcacacacacacacacacacacacacacacacatacatacagactcATACATGTACACGTAATGTCCGTACTTTAAAAAATCTTCATTGTCATAAGATATATGTTTAAATGGATGTTTCACTGATTTTGTGAAATCATTAAATCATGTCTCTTTCCTCTAATGTTGGACAAAGCTAACCTTAATGAGAGTGAGTATCCATCACCATATGTAAGAGTCATTTAGGCACATATTGGTATTTGTTAAATTGTTTATGTTGTAATCACACactatatatgtttttatgcaCCTAAAAGTTCTGATCGAAACAAGCTTGTGAGTGTATATAACGTGTATATGAGTGTATATCATATAGCGGGTGAATACAGTGATGTTGGCAATGGACCACGCTGAATGTAacttcaaatatatttatattcaacatttgaatacatttgtttttcacaagAAAATTGGATTTAATTCAGTGGAACACACTAAATATCCTAGTAACATGGAACATGGTAAAACGGCCATCATACCATACTCTGTTGTAGCTGTTCACCTGTTGTACTGGTGTAAAGAGACAGCTGATACCTAAACCTCTTCAGTACTGAGAGAATAAATATTACTGGAAAACACTCGGCTGACTGTTCAGGGAATTAGAACCATAAAAGGGGtcatattatgaaaaactcactttttcagtgcttgtgtgtatatatttgggtctctgatgtgcctactaacacacaaactgtgaaagACAACCCAGTCACTTTGTTTTGGGCTGGCTTGCTCTGTACTCTTGTGATTAaacaagccattcagatttgatgcccctTCTTATGTCACTTGGAACTTCATTGAAATTGTACCACCCCTCATCTATGCCTCTATCTGAGTCTCCACCCACTAAATTTCCTGAGGTCCACCATGTTTTTCTTGCAAGCCCTGGCTGGGACtggctaaactaagctaagctaagctaagggTGAAAAATATGCGTGTATCGCCGGGGAGCAGAGCTGGAGAGtcctgtgttgctgctgttgctgcctCATCTTCTGGGGGGATAAACACCcgattctgctctgatctggAGCAGTTTACCAGCCGGAGGAGTTAACCTAGCCGGCGCTAAGCTAACACCGGAGTTACACAccacctcagctgctgtcatcaataataaacatcttaaatgccggtgagtttatataattttaaagttacagagtatgtagatatctatgtgtataaacaataaTGTCACTGCTGTATTTATGCCTTTAGACGTTATTTTGAGTGAGCAATGTTAGCATGGCCCTGATCGATCTGAGCTCCATTCAGAAGagaagcattttaaaagttgtttcttTGTCGTCTTGCCgacagacctgacaaagcaTGAATTCAGGCTTTTTACAAATCGGCATCATGATGTAGTCATTTAAGCATCCTTTTGATctgtttattgcaattaaattaCAGCAAAATCAGGCTGAGCTTCAGTGAGGGCTGTTTAGACAGGATGAGAGGGCTGCTATGGTGcttgatccttgtggtattttgaccaaagcatgtcAGACACATTTTACAGACCCCAGGGAACTGATAACTTTTGGAAAAGGGGTATAATATATTAAGGAACTTTCTAAATCAGTCAGTGTTTATTCAATCAGAACAGCCTTGTGTTTTGCAGCAGCTACTTTCATTCCTTTTTGTGGGTATGATTCATATTTTACCATACAAGGTGTTTAATCTACCTTCAGGGGGagtaaagatgttttttttcacttggtATGTAGGAACCGTGATATTTATTGCAAATGTCTTTTGGTCTGGTTAATCATTTGAAGGACACTTGAGTAAAGGATCCTCATCTATAATTTTTTAATAATTCTCTAACTTTTGCTTCATCTTCATCTATATTTTGTCAGTGCTCAATTAGGACAGTTTCCATTGACATATCAATATCTGTACAACATCCAAACCTCTGCAGTTGTAAAAGTCTAGTTTACTTCTGCCACAACATGTTCTGATGCCAGGAGATGTTTGCACATTATGAAATTAGCAGCCTCTGCCAGCTTTGAAGCCTCAATCAAATTGAATTAGTGTAGCGCCTCACCGCAGATTGTTATCAGCACCAACATGGAGATATTCATTGTTTTACCTGCCAAAACCATTGTTGTCATGTGTCTACATTTGTCAGACATGCAAAAACGTGATAAGCAGGCACCAGGTAAATAAATGCATTCCCAAAGATGATCGCTGCACATTGTACATCCAAATAATTATCAGAATAATGATAATTTTACTGACCATGTCATTGTCGTTGACCACCATCAGCTCAATGTATTTGGTCTCAGTCTGGACGGAGGGCCTGCGAACATAACGCTTGGATCGCCTCAGCCCCCCAGACACCTGCTGCTCCCTCATTTGGTCTGGTCTGTCGTCATCACCATCACCTCCTCTGCTATCCCACTCACTGTCCTCTTTACAGTctggacacacagagaagcagagctgcaggcACTTAGAGTAATATTAAGTACCGTGAGGTGCAGCGGAACAAATTACTATCTCAAGTTCAGACAAAACATTACAGTTCCCGACGAAAAAATGTCTGAATGAACtttattacttttgttttgtctgaactgTCCTCTAAGCTGCTCACTATCTGGGTCAAAGTattcttaatttattttattccattgAGAAAAACAAGCTATTCCAATATTTGAGAGTAAGAGAGAATGCATTTTCAGGTTTTTGAGTTTTATTGGAAAATAATATAAGTAGTTCCAATGGAATAATAGGTAATATTTATATTGGTCTTATTTATCTAACTGAAGGCAaggtgattatatttaaatgcaataaagataagataagaaaaGGCAATATTATACTCATGTGATAAGTGTCAAATGTGCTATAAATGTGCTTCTGTACCTGGGCAGTGGGGGGAAAGTCTGATATCAGGCATCCTGCGGATTAAGTGAGCGCCATTATCCTACAACAGAATAAAGCCAGATGAGATCAGACACATCAGAAcctaaagacaaacaaaatcaGCATCCAGAATCTTAACCTGCTGCTTAAGGACAACTACTATCCCCAGACTATTTACCTGATTGCTCCCATTGTGAACTGGTTCAATCCCATAAGAGAAGAAGCCATCAGAGAACATGCCgctaagaaaacaaacaacaagagaAGGATGGTGAGATGTAGAACAGCAAGGgtcagaaaagtaaaaaaaaaacacaggcctctaataaataaaggtttattttCGGGCTCACCACAGGCCGTGGCAGGTGGAGAGAGCTGCCCAGGACTCTGGTAAACCTCTTAACCTTCCCTGGTAGTAGCAGTGCTCCCCTCCCTGTGGACACAATGAAACAACCACTACTGACATGCTTCGGCTTTACAGGCACACTTTCATACTTCATTGGTTATCGTGATAGATTAGCTCTGGAAAAACCTCTCACAACCCCAGCATCTCCCTCTTCCCCGCTATGGCGTTTATGGCACAGTTTGTGACCTACTTGTGCCCTGTGCTCTGCTGCACTCTCCTCCACTGACAATAGAGGTGGAAGCAGACCCTGCACAAGGATCTCGTCAATAAATCAACACCCACATGGTTAGATCTGAGAATTTAACATGGGATACCTGCACACTAGGCCGGATCTTTCTCACGTAGTGACTGAAAGACACAATTCTTCTCTTTCCTGTCCTTTAAAAACATTGACTACCACAACACAGCTCTATCTTTCGTCTCCAGCTAACACTCCCTCAAAAGTGGGCGCGCTGCTTCACAAGGTCACAGCGGTGAAGATGAACCACCGGGAAAGGTGAGGAAAGTGAGAAACACTGGTTCACCTGGATCAAATTGAATTCAGCAGGGTGTCGCCGCCTCGCCACAACAGCTCAGGCAAAAGACGCCTCGGTGCttttcaaatggaaatgaaaGCGTTTTTTGACTACAGAGAGCGGTCTGGTGACGCTCTGCCCTGGATGCATCACGCTTGCtgtgtccagcagcagcagcagcatcatagGCATCA is from Thunnus maccoyii chromosome 18, fThuMac1.1, whole genome shotgun sequence and encodes:
- the LOC121884253 gene encoding disintegrin and metalloproteinase domain-containing protein 11-like isoform X5, whose amino-acid sequence is MIFKSAIFCFAYKITAISNVASPRLRCVTIPCQAHCTPMSVPVVLYYPAGVDRSPVQDGDGGIWDWFTPAGRPDNRDTATEVTYPKRLVQQIRSEEEMAHDFLDTRVKNVTGETSPVHLAQSCFQVEAFGLTFTLDLELNHHLLSSEYVERHFNQDGRPSQSVGGEHCYYQGRLRGLPESWAALSTCHGLCGMFSDGFFSYGIEPVHNGSNQDNGAHLIRRMPDIRLSPHCPDCKEDSEWDSRGGDGDDDRPDQMREQQVSGGLRRSKRYVRRPSVQTETKYIELMVVNDNDMMVQLRRTGSQTKNFAKAVVNMADAIYKEQLNTRIVLVAMETWTSKNMMPVVEDPLITLQNFMKYRKDNIKEQSDVVHLFSGRTFQSSRSGTAYTGGVCSLTRGGGINEYGNVGAMAITLCQSLGQNIGMRWNNARNSAGDCRCPDTWLGCIMEDTGYYLPRKFSRCSVDEYIQFLLQGGGSCLFNKPNKLLDPPECGNGFVEPGEECDCGSQVECARSGGACCKKCTLTHDAMCSNGLCCTGCKYERRGVVCREAVNDCDIPETCTGDSSQCPHNVHKLDGYICDSTQGRCYGGRCRTRDGQCKGLWGYNSADRFCYEKLNAEGTEKGNCGPGPEGQGWLQCNKPDVLCGFLFCANITMKPKFGDLQGEVTSFTLYHQNKYLDCRGGHALLEDGSDLGYVEDGTPCGPNMMCLERRCLPVASFNLSICAGSNFGRICSDHGTCSNEVKCICDRDYTGKDCSVFDPIPEPTVPTGPEKKGPSGTNIIIGSIAGAILLAAIVLGGTGWGFK
- the LOC121884253 gene encoding disintegrin and metalloproteinase domain-containing protein 11-like isoform X8 is translated as MLAVWCFMVFAAVGERLAVSGVDRSPVQDGDGGIWDWFTPAGRPDNRDTATEVTYPKRLVQQIRSEEEMAHDFLDTRVKNVTGETSPVHLAQSCFQVEAFGLTFTLDLELNHHLLSSEYVERHFNQDGRPSQSVGGEHCYYQGRLRGLPESWAALSTCHGLCGMFSDGFFSYGIEPVHNGSNQDNGAHLIRRMPDIRLSPHCPDCKEDSEWDSRGGDGDDDRPDQMREQQVSGGLRRSKRYVRRPSVQTETKYIELMVVNDNDMMVQLRRTGSQTKNFAKAVVNMADAIYKEQLNTRIVLVAMETWTSKNMMPVVEDPLITLQNFMKYRKDNIKEQSDVVHLFSGRTFQSSRSGTAYTGGVCSLTRGGGINEYGNVGAMAITLCQSLGQNIGMRWNNARNSAGDCRCPDTWLGCIMEDTGYYLPRKFSRCSVDEYIQFLLQGGGSCLFNKPNKLLDPPECGNGFVEPGEECDCGSQVECARSGGACCKKCTLTHDAMCSNGLCCTGCKYERRGVVCREAVNDCDIPETCTGDSSQCPHNVHKLDGYICDSTQGRCYGGRCRTRDGQCKGLWGYNSADRFCYEKLNAEGTEKGNCGPGPEGQGWLQCNKPDVLCGFLFCANITMKPKFGDLQGEVTSFTLYHQNKYLDCRGGHALLEDGSDLGYVEDGTPCGPNMMCLERRCLPVASFNLSICAGSNFGRICSDHGTCSNEVKCICDRDYTGKDCSVFDPIPEPTVPTGPEKKGPSGTNIIIGSIAGAILLAAIVLGGTGWGFK
- the LOC121884253 gene encoding disintegrin and metalloproteinase domain-containing protein 11-like isoform X7; amino-acid sequence: MIFKSAIFCFAYKITAISNVASPRLRCVTIPCQAHCTPMSVPVVLYYPAGVDRSPVQDGDGGIWDWFTPAGRPDNRDTATEVTYPKRLVQQIRSEEEMAHDFLDTRVKNVTGETSPVHLAQSCFQVEAFGLTFTLDLELNHHLLSSEYVERHFNQDGRPSQSVGGEHCYYQGRLRGLPESWAALSTCHGLCGMFSDGFFSYGIEPVHNGSNQDNGAHLIRRMPDIRLSPHCPDCKEDSEWDSRGGDGDDDRPDQMREQQVSGGLRRSKRYVRRPSVQTETKYIELMVVNDNDMMVQLRRTGSQTKNFAKAVVNMADAIYKEQLNTRIVLVAMETWTSKNMMPVVEDPLITLQNFMKYRKDNIKEQSDVVHLFSGRTFQSSRSGTAYTGGVCSLTRGGGINEYGNVGAMAITLCQSLGQNIGMRWNNARNSAGDCRCPDTWLGCIMEDTGYYLPRKFSRCSVDEYIQFLLQGGGSCLFNKPNKLLDPPECGNGFVEPGEECDCGSQVECARSGGACCKKCTLTHDAMCSNGLCCTGCKYERRGVVCREAVNDCDIPETCTGDSSQCPHNVHKLDGYICDSTQGRCYGGRCRTRDGQCKGLWGYNSADRFCYEKLNAEGTEKGNCGPGPEGQGWLQCNKPDVLCGFLFCANITMKPKFGDLQGEVTSFTLYHQNKYLDCRGGHALLEDGSDLGYVEDGTPCGPNMMCLERRCLPVASFNLSICAGSNFGRICSDHGTCSNEVKCICDRDYTGKDCSVFDPIPEPTVPTGPEKKVCQ
- the LOC121884253 gene encoding disintegrin and metalloproteinase domain-containing protein 11-like isoform X6, giving the protein MIFKSAIFCFAYKITAISNVASPRLRCVTIPCQAHCTPMSVPVVLYYPAGVDRSPVQDGDGGIWDWFTPAGRPDNRDTATEVTYPKRLVQQIRSEEEMAHDFLDTRVKNVTGETSPVHLAQSCFQVEAFGLTFTLDLELNHHLLSSEYVERHFNQDGRPSQSVGGEHCYYQGRLRGLPESWAALSTCHGLCGMFSDGFFSYGIEPVHNGSNQDNGAHLIRRMPDIRLSPHCPDCKEDSEWDSRGGDGDDDRPDQMREQQVSGGLRRSKRYVRRPSVQTETKYIELMVVNDNDMMVQLRRTGSQTKNFAKAVVNMADAIYKEQLNTRIVLVAMETWTSKNMMPVVEDPLITLQNFMKYRKDNIKEQSDVVHLFSGRTFQSSRSGTAYTGGVCSLTRGGGINEYGNVGAMAITLCQSLGQNIGMRWNNARNSAGDCRCPDTWLGCIMEDTGYYLPRKFSRCSVDEYIQFLLQGGGSCLFNKPNKLLDPPECGNGFVEPGEECDCGSQVECARSGGACCKKCTLTHDAMCSNGLCCTGCKYERRGVVCREAVNDCDIPETCTGDSSQCPHNVHKLDGYICDSTQGRCYGGRCRTRDGQCKGLWGYNSADRFCYEKLNAEGTEKGNCGPGPEGQGWLQCNKPDVLCGFLFCANITMKPKFGDLQGEVTSFTLYHQNKYLDCRGGHALLEDGSDLGYVEDGTPCGPNMMCLERRCLPVASFNLSICAGSNFGRICSDHGTCSNEVKCICDRDYTGKDCSVFDPIPEPTVPTGPEKKGQGSVLKLGGADLS
- the LOC121884253 gene encoding disintegrin and metalloproteinase domain-containing protein 11-like isoform X2, with protein sequence MLAVWCFMVFAAVGERLAVSGVDRSPVQDGDGGIWDWFTPAGRPDNRDTATEVTYPKRLVQQIRSEEEMAHDFLDTRVKNVTGETSPVHLAQSCFQVEAFGLTFTLDLELNHHLLSSEYVERHFNQDGRPSQSVGGEHCYYQGRLRGLPESWAALSTCHGLCGMFSDGFFSYGIEPVHNGSNQDNGAHLIRRMPDIRLSPHCPDCKEDSEWDSRGGDGDDDRPDQMREQQVSGGLRRSKRYVRRPSVQTETKYIELMVVNDNDMMVQLRRTGSQTKNFAKAVVNMADAIYKEQLNTRIVLVAMETWTSKNMMPVVEDPLITLQNFMKYRKDNIKEQSDVVHLFSGRTFQSSRSGTAYTGGVCSLTRGGGINEYGNVGAMAITLCQSLGQNIGMRWNNARNSAGDCRCPDTWLGCIMEDTGYYLPRKFSRCSVDEYIQFLLQGGGSCLFNKPNKLLDPPECGNGFVEPGEECDCGSQVECARSGGACCKKCTLTHDAMCSNGLCCTGCKYERRGVVCREAVNDCDIPETCTGDSSQCPHNVHKLDGYICDSTQGRCYGGRCRTRDGQCKGLWGYNSADRFCYEKLNAEGTEKGNCGPGPEGQGWLQCNKPDVLCGFLFCANITMKPKFGDLQGEVTSFTLYHQNKYLDCRGGHALLEDGSDLGYVEDGTPCGPNMMCLERRCLPVASFNLSICAGSNFGRICSDHGTCSNEVKCICDRDYTGKDCSVFDPIPEPTVPTGPEKKDLVEDKMSICLSVSVSCLLLSSSTHCVVSTLEKRRTKKKKKKSLPLRSQISPNLFRLFPPHTPVCSFRLSSCLALLPSGPVELLLPYQPNHTRVAASSRALRIVSGATPRASRWRRRVVPPGRWL